CGCCTGGATCTCCATCAGCGCGACGAGCCCGTGCACCTCGGGTTCCCCCGGGGCCAGTTCGGCGAGGAGCCGGCCGAGGCGCAGGGCCTCCAGGCAGAGTCCGGGCCGCATCAGATCGTCGCCGGAGGTCGCGGAGTACCCCTCGTTGAAGATCAGGTAGATGACTTCGAGGACCGAGGAGAGCCGCTCGGCCAGGTGGTCGCCGTCCGGCAGCTCGAAGGGGACGCCCTCCTCGGCCAGTGTCCGCTTGGCTCCGGCGACGCGCTGGGTGATCACCGTCTCGGTGACGAGGAAGGCGCGGGCGATCTCCTGGGCCGTCAGGCCGCCGAGCAGGCGGAGCGTCAGGGCGGCACGGGCCTCGGTCGGCAGCACCGGGTGGCAGGAGAGGAAGACGAGCCGGAGGACGTCGTCCGGCTCGTCGTCCGGCCGTGCGTCGGGGTCGTGGTGGTGGTCCTGTCGCTGTCCCAGCTCGTGCGCGAGCTGCTCCTGCTTGCGTTCGAGGCGCCGGCTGCGGCGGAGGTGGTCGAGGGCGCGCCGCTTGGCGGTGGTCGTCAGCCAGGCGCCGGGGTTGTCGGGGACGCCCGAGACGGGCCACTGTTCGAGGGCGGCGACGAGGGCGTCCTGGGCCAGCTCCTCGGCAAGACCGACGTCGCGGACCATGCGGGTGAGCGAGGCGACGATCTTCGCCGACTCCAGTTTCCAGGCCGCATCGACCGTGCGGTGAACGTCCGGCAGCACAGGAACGATCACAGCACCCGCCGCGGCTCGGTCGCAAGCCGCGGGGGTGCTGTGATCGGGTGTCTCGGGTATCAGGGGCCGAAGACCTCCTGGACGACGCTCTCGCCGTCGCCGACGATCCGGCGGAAGCGGCGGGCCAGCTCGATCGCCTCCTCCTTGGAGCGGACCTCGATCAGCGCGAAGCCGGCCACGGCCTCCTTGGCCTCGGCGAAGGGCCCGTCCGTCACGGTGATCTCGTCCCCCGCGGAGGTCACGCGGACGCCGCCCGGCTCCAGGCCTCCGGTTGCCAGGAGCACACCGGCCGCCGTCAGCTCCTCGATGAACCGGCCCATCTCGGCGTACAGCTTCTCGTCGGGGGCGGTGTCGGACGGCTTGGTCGTCATCAGGTAGCGCATGGGGATCTCTGGTCCTCTCATCGTTCCGGTCATCGTGCCGGTGATCGTTCCGGGTGGTTCTGCCTAAGCGTCGAACAAGTCCATGTGACAGGGAATGCGGGCGTTCCCTGTCACATCGCCGGATCGACGTGTCATCGAGAAGCAGATCGCCCCGGACACCGGAAGAGAGCCCCGACATGGCCACCACGCAGACCGCCCCCCGCACCGCCGCGACCGTCGCCCCCTCCCCCTCCACCACCCGCTCCCTGCTCACCGTCGCGGTCGTGGCGCAGCCCCTGTGGGCTCTCGTGGCGCTCACCCAGGCCGCCACCCGCGACGGCTACGACATCACCCGCCACCCGCTGAGCGCGCTCAGCAACGGGTCCCTCGGCTGGATCCAGATCACCAACTTCGTCCTCGCCGGTGTCCTGACCGTCATCGGCGCCGGCGGACTGCGCCGGGTCCTGCGGGGTACGCCCGGCGGGACGTGGGCGCCGCGGCTCGTACGGCTCAGCGGTGTCGGCATGATCGCGGCGGGCGCGTTCGTGATGGACCCGGCCGACGGTTTCCCCGTCGGGACGCCGGACGGGATGCCCGCCGCGCTGTCCTGGCAGAGCTACGCGCACTTCGCCGCCGGTTCGGTCACGTTCATCTCGCTGATCGCCGCCTGCTACGTCCTGGGCCGGCACTTCGGCCGCGCCGGGATGCGGAAGCACGCCATCGGTTCGCGGATCGCGGGTACGGCGCTGCTGCTCGGCAACGGCTGGGCGATGAGCGGCGGCAAGGCCGGCACGCTCACCCTGGCGATCGGCGTGATCACGGCGATGGTGTGGATCGCCTCGGTCGCCGCCCGGTACCGCCGCGCCCTCTGAGCCCCGCCGGCTCAGCCCGCCCGCTCAGGCCCGCTTGCTCAGCCCCGCCCGCTCAGCCCCGCCCTCATGGCGCGGCGCGGCGCAGCGCGAGCACCATGGTCAGGCCGCCGCCCGGGGTGTCCTCGGCGGAGAGGGTCCCGCCCATCGCCTCGACGAAGCCCCTGGCCACCGCGAGACCCAGCCCCACGCCCGCCCCGCGTGGGGCGTCGCCGTACCGCTGGAAGGCCCCGAAGATGCGGTCCTTGGCCTCGTCGGGGACGCCGGGGCCCCGGTCGACCACGCGGAGTTCGACGCGGTCGGCGATCGTGCTCGCCGCCACGAGGACGGGTGCGCCGTCGGGGCTGTACTTGACGGCGTTCTCGACGATGTTGGCGACGGCCCGTTCCAGGAGGCCGCGGTCGACGGCGACCATCGGCAGGGTCTCGGGGATGTCCAGCTCGACGCTGTCCTCCGGTACGCCCGCCAGCGCCATCGGGACGACCTCGTCGAGGTCGGTCTCCCGGATGACGGCGGTGACGGTCCCGGTCTCCAGACGGGAGACGTCGAGGAGGTTGCCGACGAGGTGGTCGAGCCGGTCGGCGCCCGCCTCGATGCCTTCGAGGAGTTCGGCGCGGTCCTCCTCGGACCACTCGACGTCGTCCGCCCGCAGCGAGGTGACGGAGGCCTTGATGCCGGCGAGGGGTGTGCGCAGGTCGTGGCTGACGGCGGCGAGCAGGGACGTACGGATCTTGTTGCCCTCGGCCTGTTTCCTGGCCTCCTCGGCCTCGCCGACGAGCCGCTGACGGTCCAGTACGACGGCGGCCTGGGCGGCGAACGCGCCGAGGACGCGCCGGTCCTCGGCGGGCAGGACCCGGCCGGTCAGTGCCAGGGCGAGGTGGTCGCCGACGGGCATGTCCACGTCGGCGTCCTCGGGGCGGCCGACGGACCGGGGCCCGACGACGGCGACGCAGTTCCAGGGCTCGGCCTCCTCGGTGCGCTCCAGGAGCGCCACCGACTCCATGGCGAAGGTCTCCCGGACCCGTTCGAGGAGGGCTTCGAGGCTCGTCTCGCCGCGCAGGACGCTGCCGGCGAGGAAGGACAGGGTCTCGGCCTCGGCCCGCAGGCGGGCGGCCTGATGGGTCCTGCGGGCGGCGAGGTCCACGACGGAGGCGACCGAGATCGCGACTCCGACGAAGATCACCAGGGCGACGATGTTGCGGGGGTCGGCGATCGTGAGTTCGTGGACCGGCGGGGTGAAGTACCAGTTGAGCAGCAGCGATCCGACGGCCGCCGAGGCGAGGGCGGGGCGGAGCCCGCCGAGGAGCGCGGCGGCGACGACGAGCGTGAGGAAGAGCAGGACGTCGTTGGCCAGGCCCAGGTCGGGGCTGACGGTGCTCAGCAGGAGCGTGAGCAGGGCCGGTCCGGCCAGGCCGGCCACCCAGCCCCAGATGGTCCGGGAGCGGCCCAGCCGCGCGCCGCGGGCGACGGGCAGGCCGCGGCCCTTCGCCGCCTCGTCGTGGGTGACGATGTGGACGTCGAGGTCGGGGCCGGACTCGCGGGCGACCGTGGCGCTGACTCCGGGGCCGAAGACGTAGTGCCAGGAGCGGCGGCGGCTCACGCCGAGGACGATCTGGGTCGCGTTGACCCCGCGGGCGAATTCGAGCAGGCCGGAGGGGATGTCGTCGCCGATGACGTGGTGGAACGTTCCGCCGAGGTCCTCGACGAGGGTCCGCTGGACGGCCAGCTCCTTCGGCGAGGCGGCGGTGAGGCCGTCGCTGCGGGCGATGTAGACGGCGAGGACCTCGCCGCCCGCGCCCTTCTCGGCCAGCCGGGTGGCCCGCCGTATGAGCGTGCGGCCCTCGGGGCCGCCGGTCAGACCGACGACGATCCGCTCGCGGGAGCCCCAGATCTTCGAGACGCGGTGCTCGGTCCGGTACTCCTGGAGGTACTCGTCGACGCGGTCGGCCGTCCACAGCAGGGCCAGTTCGCGCAGGGCGGTGAGGTTGCCGGGGCGGAAGTAGTTGGAGAGCGCCGCGTCGACCTTGTCGGATGTGTAGATGTTGCCGTGGGCCATGCGGCGGCGCAGGGCCTGGGGCGACATGTCGACCAGTTCGATCTGGTCGGCGCGGCGCACGATCTCGTCGGGGACGGTCTCCTTCTGCCGTACCCCGGTGATCGACTCGACGACGTCGCCCAGCGACTCCAGGTGCTGGATGTTGACCGTCGACACGACGTCGATGCCCGCGGCGAGCAGCTCCTCGACGTCCTGCCAGCGCTTGGTGTTGCGGCAGCCGGGGACGTTGGTGTGCGGGAGCTCGTCGACGAGGGCGACGGCCGGCTTCCTGGCCAGGACCGCGTCGACGTCCATCTCGGTGAAGCTGGTGCCGCGGTACTCGACGGTGCGGCGCGGGACCTGTTCGAGGCCGTGGAGCATCACTTCCGTACGGGGACGGTCGTGGTGCTCCACGAAGGCGACGACGCAGTCCGTACCGCGCTCGACCCGCCGGTGCCCCTCGGAGAGCATCGCGTACGTCTTGCCGACACCCGGCGCCGAGCCGAGATAGATCCGAAGCTTGCCGCGTCCCATGGTGTCGTTCGTCCTCAGGCTTCGAACCGGTAACCCATACCGGGTTCGGTGATCAGATGGCGGGGGTGGGCGGGGTCCGCCTCCAGCTTGCGCCGCAACTGGGCCATGTAGACCCGGAGGTAGTTGGTCTTGCCGCTGTAGCTCGGCCCCCACACCTCCTGGAGCAGCCGGCGCTGGCTGACGAGTACCCCCGGGTTGGTGACCAGGATTTCGAGCAGGTGCCACTCGGTCGGCGTCAGCCGTACGTCGTGGCCCCCGCGGCGGACCTTCTTGGCCGGCAGATCGACGGTGAACGCGTCGGTGCTGACCACCATCGCCGTCTGCGGCTGCGGCGGCGACTCCCGCGTACGGCGGGTGGCGGCCCGCAGGCGGGCGAGCAGTTCGTCCATGCTGAACGGCTTGGTCATGTAGTCGTCGGCGCCCGCGTCGAGCGCGCGGATCTTGTCCTCGGAGCCGCTGCGTGCGGACAGGACCAGGACCGGGGCGCGGCTCCGGCCGCGCAGGCCCTTGATGACGTCGAGGCCGTCCATGTCGGGCAGCCCGAGGTCGAGCAGGATCATGTCCGGCTGCTCGGCGGCCACGAGCCGGAGGGCGGTGGCACCGTCGGGTGCCGCGTCCACCACGTACTTCCGAGCCTGGAGGTTGATCACCAAGGCTCGTGCGAGCTGAGCGTCGTCCTCCACGACCAGCACCCGGGTCATCGGCGTGCTGCCTGCCTTCCTCTTGTCGTCCCACGGGACGTCGTCCCATGTGCGGCGGGAGTCGACGGGCCCCGGTCGCTCCGGGGCCCGCCGACTCCCACTCCGATGCGATAAGACCATCAGCCCTTGGTCAGTTCCTTGAGGGCGATGTTGAGCTGGAGCACGTTGACGCGGGGCTCACCGATGAAGCCGAGGATGCGGTCGTCGGTGTGGTCGGCGACGAGCTTGTCGACCTGGGCGACGGTCAGCCTGTTCTTCTCGGCGATCCGGTGGACCTGGAGCTTCGCGTACTCCGGGGAGATGTGCGGGTCCAGGCCGGAGCCGGAGGAGGTGACCGCGTCCGCCGGGACGTCGGACGGCTTGACCGTGTGGCCGGCCGTCGAGTTGTCCTTGATCACGGCCGCCTTGGCGTCCTTGACCCACTGGATCAGGTCCTCGTTGTCACCGGAGCGGTTGGTCGCGCCGGAGAGGATCAGCGTGTACTGGCCGTTGACGCTGTTGGTGCCCAGGCCGTTGGAGGGACGGGGCTGGAACCACTTCAGGTCCGGGGCCGCCGTCTCCTCGCCGTCCTTCAGCGGCAGGTTGTAGGTCTGGCCGATGAGCTCGGAGCCGACGACCTTGCCGCTCGCGTCGGTGATCTCGGAGCCGTTCGCCTTGCCGGGGAAGACCAGCTGGGCGACGCCGGTGACGGCGAGCGGGTAGAGGACGCCGCACACGACGGTCAGGACGAGGAGGGCGCGCAGGCCTGCCCAGAGGACGCGCCCGGTGTTTCCTACGGAGTTGTTCATCGTGGGTCAGCCGATTCCGGGGATGGTGGAGAGGAGCAGGTCGATGATCTTGATGCCGATGAACGGGGCGATCAGGCCGCCGAGGCCGTAGATCCCGAGGTTCCGCCGGAGCATCGAGTCGGCGCTGCTCGGCCGGTAGCGGACGCCCTTGAGGGCGAGCGGCACCAGGGCGATGATGATCAGCGCGTTGAAGATGACGGCCGACAGGATCGCGGACTCGGGCGAGGCCAGGCCCATGATGTTGAGCTTGTCCAGGCTCGGGTAGGCGACGGCGAACATCGCGGGGATGATCGCGAAGTACTTCGCCACGTCGTTGGCGATCGAGAAGGTCGTCAAGGCGCCGCGGGTGATGAGGAGTTGCTTGCCGATCTCGACGATCTCGATGAGCTTGGTCGGGTTGGAGTCGAGGTCGACCATGTTGCCGGCCTCCTTCGCGGCCGACGTACCCGTGTTCATCGCCACGCCGACGTCCGCCTGGGCGAGCGCCGGTGCGTCGTTGGTGCCGTCACCGGTCATCGCGACGAGCTTGCCGCCCGCCTGCTCCCGCTTGATGAGGGCCATCTTGTCCTCGGGGGTGGCCTCGGCGAGGAAGTCGTCGACACCCGCCTCCTCGGCGATGGCCTTCGCGGTCAGCGGGTTGTCGCCCGTGATCATGACCGTCTTGATGCCCATGCGGCGCAGCTCGTCGAACCGCTCCCGCATGCCCTCCTTGACGACGTCCTTGAGGTGGATGACGCCCAGGACGCGGGCGCCCTTGTCGTCCTTGACCGCGACGAGCAGCGGCGTACCGCCGGCCTGCGCGATCCGGTCGGTCAGGGTCTCGGCGTCGTCGGCGACCGTGCCGCCCTGCTCACGGACCCAGGCGACGACCGAGCCGGTCGCGCCCTTGCGGGTCTGCTTGCCGTCGACGTCGACACCCGACATACGGGTCTGGGCGGTGAACTCGATCCATGTGGCGTGGGCGAGCTCGCCCTGGTGGCGCTCGCGCAGGCCGTACTTCTCCTTGGCGAGGACCACGATCGAGCGGCCTTCGGGCGTCTCGTCCGCGAGGGAGGAGAGCTGGGCGGCGTCGGCCAGTTCGGCCTCGGTGGTGCCCTTGACCGGGACGAACTCCGAAGCCTGCCGGTTGCCCAGCGTGATCGTGCCCGTCTTGTCGAGCAGCAGCGTCGACACGTCGCCGGCGGCCTCGACCGCTCGGCCCGACATGGCGAGGACGTTGCGCTGCACGAGCCGGTCCATGCCGGCGATGCCGATCGCCGAGAGCAGGGCGCCGATCGTCGTCGGGATCAGGCAGACGAGCAGGGCCGTGAGGACGATCAGGGAGGTC
The sequence above is a segment of the Streptomyces sp. NBC_01255 genome. Coding sequences within it:
- the kdpB gene encoding potassium-transporting ATPase subunit KdpB, with translation MTNDVKNTDVKKLDAEKSEDSVSTTPTKAPHGDLSGGHQATGRIGGGLFDPKQLIKSFPDAVKKLDPRVMIKSPVMFVVLIGSVVTTVLAIKNPGDWFGWAITVWLWLTTIFANLAEAVAEGRGKAQADTLRKAKTDTVARRVIGKNEERVPGTELRIGDLVVCEAGDVIPGDGDVVEGVASVDESAITGESAPVIRESGGDRCAVTGGTKVLSDRIVVKITTKPGETFIDRMISLVEGAARQKTPNEIALNILLASLTIVFLLAVVTLKPFAIYAGADKQTSLIVLTALLVCLIPTTIGALLSAIGIAGMDRLVQRNVLAMSGRAVEAAGDVSTLLLDKTGTITLGNRQASEFVPVKGTTEAELADAAQLSSLADETPEGRSIVVLAKEKYGLRERHQGELAHATWIEFTAQTRMSGVDVDGKQTRKGATGSVVAWVREQGGTVADDAETLTDRIAQAGGTPLLVAVKDDKGARVLGVIHLKDVVKEGMRERFDELRRMGIKTVMITGDNPLTAKAIAEEAGVDDFLAEATPEDKMALIKREQAGGKLVAMTGDGTNDAPALAQADVGVAMNTGTSAAKEAGNMVDLDSNPTKLIEIVEIGKQLLITRGALTTFSIANDVAKYFAIIPAMFAVAYPSLDKLNIMGLASPESAILSAVIFNALIIIALVPLALKGVRYRPSSADSMLRRNLGIYGLGGLIAPFIGIKIIDLLLSTIPGIG
- a CDS encoding potassium-transporting ATPase subunit C, with translation MNNSVGNTGRVLWAGLRALLVLTVVCGVLYPLAVTGVAQLVFPGKANGSEITDASGKVVGSELIGQTYNLPLKDGEETAAPDLKWFQPRPSNGLGTNSVNGQYTLILSGATNRSGDNEDLIQWVKDAKAAVIKDNSTAGHTVKPSDVPADAVTSSGSGLDPHISPEYAKLQVHRIAEKNRLTVAQVDKLVADHTDDRILGFIGEPRVNVLQLNIALKELTKG
- a CDS encoding YciI family protein yields the protein MRYLMTTKPSDTAPDEKLYAEMGRFIEELTAAGVLLATGGLEPGGVRVTSAGDEITVTDGPFAEAKEAVAGFALIEVRSKEEAIELARRFRRIVGDGESVVQEVFGP
- a CDS encoding DUF998 domain-containing protein; translated protein: MATTQTAPRTAATVAPSPSTTRSLLTVAVVAQPLWALVALTQAATRDGYDITRHPLSALSNGSLGWIQITNFVLAGVLTVIGAGGLRRVLRGTPGGTWAPRLVRLSGVGMIAAGAFVMDPADGFPVGTPDGMPAALSWQSYAHFAAGSVTFISLIAACYVLGRHFGRAGMRKHAIGSRIAGTALLLGNGWAMSGGKAGTLTLAIGVITAMVWIASVAARYRRAL
- a CDS encoding sensor histidine kinase KdpD, with product MGRGKLRIYLGSAPGVGKTYAMLSEGHRRVERGTDCVVAFVEHHDRPRTEVMLHGLEQVPRRTVEYRGTSFTEMDVDAVLARKPAVALVDELPHTNVPGCRNTKRWQDVEELLAAGIDVVSTVNIQHLESLGDVVESITGVRQKETVPDEIVRRADQIELVDMSPQALRRRMAHGNIYTSDKVDAALSNYFRPGNLTALRELALLWTADRVDEYLQEYRTEHRVSKIWGSRERIVVGLTGGPEGRTLIRRATRLAEKGAGGEVLAVYIARSDGLTAASPKELAVQRTLVEDLGGTFHHVIGDDIPSGLLEFARGVNATQIVLGVSRRRSWHYVFGPGVSATVARESGPDLDVHIVTHDEAAKGRGLPVARGARLGRSRTIWGWVAGLAGPALLTLLLSTVSPDLGLANDVLLFLTLVVAAALLGGLRPALASAAVGSLLLNWYFTPPVHELTIADPRNIVALVIFVGVAISVASVVDLAARRTHQAARLRAEAETLSFLAGSVLRGETSLEALLERVRETFAMESVALLERTEEAEPWNCVAVVGPRSVGRPEDADVDMPVGDHLALALTGRVLPAEDRRVLGAFAAQAAVVLDRQRLVGEAEEARKQAEGNKIRTSLLAAVSHDLRTPLAGIKASVTSLRADDVEWSEEDRAELLEGIEAGADRLDHLVGNLLDVSRLETGTVTAVIRETDLDEVVPMALAGVPEDSVELDIPETLPMVAVDRGLLERAVANIVENAVKYSPDGAPVLVAASTIADRVELRVVDRGPGVPDEAKDRIFGAFQRYGDAPRGAGVGLGLAVARGFVEAMGGTLSAEDTPGGGLTMVLALRRAAP
- a CDS encoding response regulator transcription factor, with the translated sequence MTRVLVVEDDAQLARALVINLQARKYVVDAAPDGATALRLVAAEQPDMILLDLGLPDMDGLDVIKGLRGRSRAPVLVLSARSGSEDKIRALDAGADDYMTKPFSMDELLARLRAATRRTRESPPQPQTAMVVSTDAFTVDLPAKKVRRGGHDVRLTPTEWHLLEILVTNPGVLVSQRRLLQEVWGPSYSGKTNYLRVYMAQLRRKLEADPAHPRHLITEPGMGYRFEA